The following coding sequences lie in one Aspergillus puulaauensis MK2 DNA, chromosome 3, nearly complete sequence genomic window:
- the racA gene encoding putative Rho GTPase Rac (COG:S;~EggNog:ENOG410PIRJ;~InterPro:IPR005225,IPR001806,IPR027417,IPR003578;~PFAM:PF00025,PF08477,PF00071;~go_function: GO:0003924 - GTPase activity [Evidence IEA];~go_function: GO:0005525 - GTP binding [Evidence IEA];~go_process: GO:0007264 - small GTPase mediated signal transduction [Evidence IEA]) — protein MATGPATQSLKCVVTGDGAVGKTCLLISYTTNAFPGEYIPTVFDNYTASVMVDGRPISLGLWDTAGQEDYDRLRPLSYPQTDVFLICFSVVSPPSFDNVKSKWFPEIEHHAPNVPIILVGTKLDLRDDPAQLEGLRIRKQEPVTYEQALAVAKEIRAHKYLECSALTQRNLKSVFDEAIRAVLNPRPAAKQRNKKCTIL, from the exons ATGGCGACAGGTCCTGCTACTCAGTCCCTGAAG TGTGTCGTGAccggtgatggtgctgtAGGCAAG ACATGTCTCCTCATTTCTTATACGACCAATGCATTCCCCGGCGAATACATACCCACCGT TTTTGATAATTATACGGCTAGTGTGATGGTGGACGGCAGACCGATTAGCTTAGGACTCTGGGATACTGCTGGACAGGAAGATTATGACCGACTTCGCCCATTGTCCTACCCACAAACCGATGTATTCCTCATTTGTTTCTCTGTCGTCAGCCCTCCGTCTTTCGACAACGTTAAGTCCAAG TGGTTTCCAGAAATCGAACACCATGCTCCCAACGTCCCTATTATCTTGGTCGGTACCAAGCTCGATTTGCGGGACGATCCCGCCCAGCTCGAAGGCCTCCGCATCAGGAAGCAGGAGCCGGTCACTTACGAACAGGCTCTGGCCGTCGCGAAAGAAATCCGAGCTCATAAGTACTTGGAGTGCTCTGCGCTAACACAGCGCAATCTTAAGAGCGTATTCGATGAGGCGATTCG TGCTGTCCTCAACCCGCGGCCTGCAGCGAAACAAAGGAACAAGAAGTGTACGATTCTGTGA
- the SUI1 gene encoding translation initiation factor eIF1 (COG:J;~EggNog:ENOG410PNPS;~InterPro:IPR001950,IPR005874,IPR036877;~PFAM:PF01253;~go_function: GO:0003743 - translation initiation factor activity [Evidence IEA];~go_process: GO:0006413 - translational initiation [Evidence IEA]), with protein MSIENLKTFDPFAEADEDTGETKQSQNYIHIRIQQRNGRKTLTTVQGLPKKFDQKKILKVIKKKFACNGTIVNDTEMGEVIQLQGDQRKDVQEFLTDKKEGLELDAKTIKVHGF; from the exons ATGTCCATCGAAAACCTTAAGACCTTCG ACCCCTTCGCCGAAGCTGACGAAGACACCGGCGAGACTAAGCAGTCTCAAAACTATATCCATATACGGATTCAAC AGCGCAATGGTCGTAAGACCTTGACTACCGTTCAGGGTCTCCCTAAGAAGTTTGATcagaagaagatcttgaaggtGATCAAGAAGAAGTTCG CTTGCAATGGCACCATCGTCAATGACACCGAGATGGGAGAGGTGATCCAGCTCCAAGGAGATCAGCGTAAGGATGTTCAGGAGTTCTTGACCGACAAGAAGGAGGGCCTTGAGCTTGATGCCAAGACCATCAAGGTCCACGGTTTCTAA
- a CDS encoding uncharacterized protein (COG:S;~EggNog:ENOG410PPRR;~InterPro:IPR005351;~PFAM:PF03669;~TransMembrane:2 (o74-90i102-122o)): protein MPASPLEVWRIHPRATRYRLRKFTINDMASKKDMRRFDLAIPYVEPPKDKNDADMTGTMSSTMPMAAMFTRNKMIGWVAFVFSLQTWLGETSEQKKNATTPAYLSVLMSVLALGVTYLPIFLPPTPAPGGTVAAPSPTPSP, encoded by the exons ATGCCAGCATCGCCTCTCGAGGTCTGGAGAATCCACCCGCGAGCTACACGGTATCGGCTTCGGAAGTTTACAATAAACGACATGGCGTCCAAAAAAGATATGCGCAGGTTCGATCTTG CGATTCCCTACGTCGAGCCGCCCAAAGATAAGAACGATGCGGATATGACCG GCACCATGTCGAGCACAATGCCTATGGCAGCA ATGTTCACAAGAAACAA GATGATCGGATG GGTCGCCTTTGTCTTCTCGCTCCAAACCTGGCTCGGTGAAACTTCCGAGCAAAAGAAAAATGCCACTACGCCGGCATACTTGTCCGTTTTGATGTCTG TGTTGGCGTTGGGTGTT ACCTACCTTCCCATATTCCTCCCACCTACACCTGCACCAGGTGGCACGGTCGCGGCGCCTTCACCCACGCCCTCTCCGTGA
- the SRB8 gene encoding mediator of RNA polymerase II transcription subunit 12 (BUSCO:EOG092605ZA;~COG:K;~EggNog:ENOG410PK8U;~InterPro:IPR019035;~PFAM:PF09497;~TransMembrane:2 (o423-450i1020-1039o);~go_component: GO:0016592 - mediator complex [Evidence IEA];~go_function: GO:0003712 - transcription coregulator activity [Evidence IEA];~go_process: GO:0006357 - regulation of transcription by RNA polymerase II [Evidence IEA]): MIPHSSAGVQSWGHPLRKLDNGSGRVDASQAPSLPDFRSEAQQSTPVLPPHTGQPAVIDLTSSINDAQEREPPAKRLRLDVSAGSSAKDASPAPATGGESRVTPGIANAKPSSLSWRGRPVWSFQAMVSEATHGGEVIEDDAGLTPEGKGLASPPPFPHLPWKGTPPEHFGNNATKTSEPAASKEVQTTPFRVQIPSIAPVLKGDRIADFAPWTGNHPEDALNDQTVKQGHYDRTQVSQNESNTARPSLYAQLKNRSGLQMLSSVFMAALEKRQNHNTVNAPSTFKPPPRVTLTDNKREAWLRDLANPSVPLRRLSRTIPHGIRGKALLDQCLSKLIPVSRAVWLAKCVGANEIRAFKRKGTSGSLAIGLETKWVREWTSGVQQFLEGVVGACGSTGWKSKMTYAASLTARLFFERLLDHDQYFTWFLASLEASPLNMIPVWLLMLGIYWDSLLRYRKRGRRLAEVLLEKLRQITELRRRILLQPLADRLSSYIRKLVLEHTSSVILPNLWETHRNLILSCLRMKETTDKTIFDTLAQRNARVQLPKSRPESTQQSAQQRVVQLFDSIRSSHDISSTSAACLNALEDRIALVAKLLEWSATRFRSGLRRVYTAARLLRKWKMSGIDIDTYIIMFVSTVKDTAQLDMDNVYHVISELVRSQTFSISRYLQWLMAKGVATNASDNNDEVLASDTHLLTQLPMGRLPEHVRNLRYTLLARIGMSVAEESSTIQDLKSAISQRLPNIFQVKDSNTIFTELPRLNLTWAVKSEVSIWIRQGVVKHLRDTTRKIAGRPLSIDCKVSALTSEEFYCVREILEGFGDLSILADVLKQATECDDNTVLASASDTINYHFGALSIIGATSDLFRGLVGAYARLKRFGTLNLDFTFSLIELGMRVPEESSTVSLLRQDLARIESKSALAAPSPLSDHIPTTFSDADASFQDKLDQLLSCGNGIDESTMGSVFNSLTKILTFGSGTTKLSAKDACRYLAYLRPFSPKYFDIMLVRYICGLLKSSSRPTMSRILPPLIGVGCVTIHSFVLLVNKLSAPEKAVPAIPNLSSLRLDVLELLIPQSEPNADLVTYRFRLAQQEFLVKYSNETLSIINDAIPLFDSLEDAALGTRRSDLQTCTTKLLRSLLTQNSSSVAEYCMRELTGHLSFTTVLEKAVDLLLGFDSQDEIDPSAQAEKVILMNNDFSLPFCQLKLQLLFHAQPGDEVKNNIVDVMFKAAVADSRSRKSHWVGLVNLMNQDAARQIRERAESSFFSVAMFDEPADDLSSSDGAASTDAIESAKLYLTIIEKLAYSIPEAGVPSVTPLLVERLDLLLQKLIIMQTNPNSFAESRSVSSSGPVVMAKFNFERSLAFWFSALLRMTVLHRSAFNAPASIGPKAGSLQEQTRLLVSIFCISLARLPDNILRLFPTADYFPHTIQPKNFRPCPGILLQTHALDVAASLIDSFPDEARLQCGRFLKEKCPPFLQFQNDRRFLYLLGPMTDTAIHSSQLPASISSPAAGGSTPTPTPSGNFSAGPSTQSQQVAASTGSLPGLSENTNSVADRLRIQHRGRIIGPYPVRPWELLEDAAPILGVNDTAVSLKLFDARRVRA, from the exons ATGATACCTCACTCTTCTGCCGGCGTCCAATCCTGGGGCCACCCCCTGCGCAAGCTCGATAATGGCTCAGGACGTGTGGACGCCTCGCAGGCTCCGAGTCTACCTGATTTCCGGTCTGAAGCGCAACAATCCACGCCCGTTCTTCCGCCGCATACCGGGCAGCCGGCAGTTATCGATCTGACATCGAGTATAAATGATGCGCAGGAGCGGGAGCCCCCGGCGAAGCGATTGAGGTTGGACGTATCCGCCGGGTCGTCCGCAAAAGATGCGAGTCCTGCGCCTGCGACTGGTGGAGAATCAAGGGTTACTCCAGGAATAGCGAATGCGAagccctcctcgctctcttgGCGTGGTCGCCCGGTATGGTCTTTCCAGGCTATGGTATCGGAGGCAACCCACGGTGGAGAGGTCATTGAGGATGATGCAGGCTTGACGCCTGAAGGTAAAGGACTAGCGTCGCCTCCTCCATTTCCGCATCTACCTTGGAAGGGCACGCCACCAGAGCATTTTGGAAACAATGCGACGAAGACATCAGAACCCGCAGCCAGCAAAGAAGTACAAACAACACCGTTTCGCGTTCAAATACCATCTATAGCCCCTGTTCTCAAAGGAGATA GAATTGCCGATTTTGCACCATGGACTGGGAATCATCCGGAAGATGCCTTGAACGATCAGACGGTGAAACAAGGACATTACGATCGCACCCAGGTTTCCCAGAACGAGTCGAACACCGCACGCCCATCACTCTATGCGCAACTGAAGAATCGTTCCGGCTTGCAGATGCTTTCGTCGGTTTTTATGGCCGCGCTGGAGAAAAGGCAGAACCACAATACGGTTAATGCGCCATCAACCTTCAAGCCGCCTCCTCGCGTTACCCTAACAGATAATAAACGAGAGGCTTGGCTGCGTGATCTTGCCAATCCATCTGTTCCTTTACGCAGACTAAGTCGAACGATCCCGCATGGCATTCGGGGCAAGGCACTTCTTGACCAGTGCCTAAGCAAGTTGATTCCTGTCAGCCGGGCCGTATGGCTTGCGAAATGCGTTGGCGCCAATGAGATTCGAGCCTTTAAGAGAAAGGGCACAAGCGGCTCATTAGCAATAGGCTTAGAAACAAAGTGGGTTCGTGAGTGGACGAGTGGTGTGCAGCAGTTTCTCGAGGGGGTAGTAGGAGCCTGTGGATCGACAGGTTGGAAATCAAAAATGACCTACGC AGCCAGCCTGACTGCTCGTCTCTTCTTTGAGCGTTTACTTGACCACGATCAGTATTTCACTTGGTTTCTAGCCTCTTTGGAGGCATCGCCACTCAACATGATCCCGGTTTGGCTTCTTATGCTAGGTATTTATTGGGATAGCCTCTTACGGTATAGAAAACGCGGGCGGCGATTGGCGGAGGTGCTCCTTGAAAAACTACGTCAG ATAACGGAGCTGCGGCGACGAATATTGCTACAACCGCTTGCTGACCGGCTTTCGAGTTATATAAGAAAGCTGGTGCTTGAACATACTTCGTCGGTTATACTTCCCAATTTATGGGAGACGCACCGAAACCTCATTCTCTCTTGCTTGAGGATGAAAGAGACCACAGACAAGACAATATTTGACACCCTTGCGCAACGTAATGCTCGAGTACAATTACCGAAATCTCGACCGGAATCCACGCAGCAGTCTGCCCAACAACGTGTCGTTCAGTTATTTGACTCGATACGATCGTCTCATGACATATCATCTACATCGGCAGCATGTCTGAATGCGCTTGAAGATAGGATTGCTCTAGTCGCTAAGCTTCTCGAGTGGTCGGCGACTCGATTTCGCTCTGGTCTTCGCCGCGTATATACCGCAGCTCGGCTCCTGCGGAAGTGGAAAATGTCTGGCATTGACATTGACACCTATATAATTATGTTCGTGAGTACCGTAAAAGATACGGCTCAGCTGGATATGGATAATGTCTACCACGTTATATCCGAGTTGGTCAGATCTCAGACCTTCTCTATCAGCAGATATCTGCAATGGCTCATGGCTAAAGGTGTCGCGACGAACGCCAGTGACAACAATGATGAG GTTTTGGCCAGCGATACCCACCTCCTTACTCAACTTCCCATGGGACGCTTGCCAGAACATGTCCGTAACCTCCGATACACACTTTTGGCTCGTATTGGGATGTCGGTGGCGGAAGAAAGTTCCACTATCCAAGACTTGAAATCCGCGATAAGCCAGCGTTTGCCCAATATCTTCCAAGTCAAAGATAGCAATACTATATTTACCGAGCTGCCACGGCTCAATTTAACCTGGGCTGTCAAGTCCGAGGTCAGCATATGGATTAGACAAGGAGTCGTGAAACATCTTAGGGATACCACCAG AAAAATTGCCGGCCGTCCCCTCTCGATTGATTGCAAAGTCTCTGCCTTGACCTCGGAAGAGTTCTATTGCGTTCGAGAAATACTGGAAGGTTTCGGAGACCTTTCTATCCTCGCTGATGTGCTTAAACAAGCCACCGAGTGTGATGACAACACTGTActtgcatctgcatctgatactattaattatcaCTTTGGTGCATTGTCTATCATTGGAGCGACATCGGATTTATTCAGGGGACTAGTCGGCGCTTATGCACGTCTCAAGAGATTCGGAACGCTAAATCTAGATTTCACCTTCTCATTAATTGAGCTTGGAATGCGGGTCCCCGAAGAGTCCAGTActgtttctcttctccgccagGACCTCGCTCGAATTGAGAGCAAATCGGCGCTGGCGGCACCATCACCACTCTCAGATCATATCCCGACGACCTTCAGCGATGCCGATGCCTCGTTCCAGGACAAATTAGACCAGCTATTGTCTTGCGGAAACGGAATAGACGAGTCCACTATGGGTTCTGTTTTCAATTCACTCACCAAGATCTTGACATTTGGTAGTGGAACCACAAAATTGTCGGCGAAGGATGCTTGCAGATATCTGGCTTATTTACGACCGTTCAGTCCCAAATATTTCGATATCATGTTAGTACGGTACATTTGTGGACTTTTGAAGTCTTCATCTCGGCCCACAATGTCTCGAATACTCCCCCCTCTAATCGGAGTTGGGTGTGTCACGATTCACAGCTTCGTACTCTTGGTCAATAAACTTTCAGCCCCTGAGAAAGCGGTGCCAGCAATCCCCAATCTGTCTAGCTTGCGCTTGGATGTCCTTGAACTTCTTATCCCGCAAAGCGAACCCAATGCAGACCTG GTCACATATCGCTTTCGTTTGGCTCAACAAGAGTTTCTTGTCAAATACTCTAATGAGACTTTGAGCATAATCAACGACGCAATCCCGCTATTTGATTCCCTTGAAGACGCCGCTTTGGGGACAAGGCGCTCTGACCTTCAGACATGCACGACAAAACTACTACGCTCTTTACTTACTCAAAATTCGAGTAGCGTGGCGGAATATTGTATGCGCGAGTTAACAGGCCACTTGTCTTTCACGACTGTTCTAGAGAAGGCCGTTGACCTTCTCTTGGGCTTCGACTCCCAAGATG AAATAGATCCCAGCGCACAAGCTGAGAAAGTCATTCTCATGAACAACGACTTTTCTCTTCCGTTCTGCCAATTGAAGCTCCAGCTTTTGTTCCACGCGCAACCTGGTGACGAGGTGAAGAACAATATCGTCGATGTGATGTTCAAGGCTGCAGTGGCGGATTCTCGATCAAGGAAATCCCACTGGGTGGGCCTAGTGAACCTAATGAATCAAGATGCAGCCCGACAA ATTCGCGAACGAGCAGAAAGCAGCTTCTTTTCTGTTGCAATGTTTGACGAACCTGCCGATGACTTATCATCATCCGATGGGGCGGCCAGTACAGACGCGATCGAAAGCGCAAAACTATACCTTACAATCATAGAGAAACTGGCCTATAGCATTCCCGAGGCTGGGGTTCCATCAGTGACTCCTCTTCTTGTGGAGAGACtggatcttctcctccagaaGCTTATCATAATGCAGACAAATCCGAACAGCTTCGCTGAGAGTAGGAGTGTATCGAGCTCTGGTCCAGTCGTCATGGCCAAGTTCAACTTTGAGCGATCGCTCGCATTCTGGTTCTCTGCCCTGCTTAGGATGACAGTGCTTCATCGGAGTGCTTTCAATGCGCCTGCATCCATTGGGCCTAAAGCTGGTAGCCTACAGGAGCAAACCCGCTTGCTTGTGTCAATCTTCTGCATTTCGTTGGCACGGTTGCCAGATAacatcctccgcctcttTCCAACCGCTGATTACTTTCCCCACACTATACAACCTAAAAACTTCCGACCATGTCCCGGAATCCTGTTGCAGACACATGCTTTAGATGTCGCAGCATCTCTCATCGATTCATTCCCGGATGAAGCGCGCCTGCAGTGCGGCCGCTTCCTCAAGGAGAAATGCCCCCCTTTCCTCCAATTCCAGAACGATCGTCGATTCCTATACCTTCTAGGTCCCATGACGGACACGGCAATACACAGCTCCCAACTACCTGCCTCTATTTCgtcccctgctgctggcggctCTACTCCGACTCCCACCCCCTCCGGGAACTTTTCGGCCGGACCTTCAACCCAATCGCAACAAGTGGCTGCTTCGACTGGATCCCTCCCAGGATTATCTGAGAACACAAACTCTGTCGCCGATCGTCTTCGAATTCAACACCGCGGCCGTATTATTGGGCCGTATCCAGTACGGCCCTGGGAGCTTCTCGAGGACGCTGCTCCAATTCTCGGTGTGAATGACACCGCTGTGAGCCTGAAGCTGTTTGACGCCAGGCGTGTCAGGGCTTAA
- a CDS encoding CIA30 family protein (COG:S;~EggNog:ENOG410PGSM;~InterPro:IPR013857,IPR039131,IPR008979;~PFAM:PF08547;~go_process: GO:0032981 - mitochondrial respiratory chain complex I assembly [Evidence IEA]): MFPTARCLASKPPGFLKRSAEEIGRLSRIAWNTEALHTPTKPYSLLDFEDEAAVAGCKTMADRAVGGFSTASLDYIPADSSTNTPAHARFHGNISTKLPNNWRVERTGYAAFRNQDRGLWLFGRLYWDLDPYTYLALRVKSDGRRYTVNIQTDTIVETDIHQHRLYTRHHHVRDSSTLSDDYLSPQTSPKAAESSEIAEEKYPSGIPPSLSDIPPSSTIMPSVSSVTTSGSTGWETILLPFNSFVRTNHGLVVEPQTSIIRQRVKSVGIGLTDRVEGPYDLRIHKVWATNGISEPEIEEERRICGTAALPVDEGVRTNWVPQHNDAKSAKQGSQEHKGKGLKGLRDEWD; this comes from the exons ATGTTTCCAACAGCAAGGTGCCTAGCATCCAAGCCCCCCGGGTTTCTCAAAAGGAGCGCGGAGGAAATTGGTCGATTGTCAAGAATCG CCTGGAACACCGAGGCCCTCCATACGCCAACAAAGCCATATTCCCTTCTAGACTTCGAAGATGAAGCAGCTGTTGCGGGCTGCAAAACGATGGCAGACCGTGCCGTGGGAGGTTTTAGCACTGCAAGCCTCGACTATATCCCCGCCGATTCCTCTACAAACACGCCTGCCCACGCAAGATTTCATGGAAATATTTCTACGAAGCTCCCTAACAACTGGAGGGTGGAGAGAACAG GATATGCCGCCTTCCGCAACCAAGACCGAGGCCTCTGGCTCTTTGGACGACTATACTGGGACCTCGATCCCTATACCTACCTAGCTTTACGTGTCAAATCGGACGGTCGACGGTACACCGTCAACATACAGACCGACACTATCGTCGAAACCGacatccaccagcaccgaTTATACACACGCCATCACCACGTGCGCGACTCGTCTACCTTATCCGATGATTACCTTTCTCCACAAACATCgcccaaagcagcagagTCGTCTGAAATCGCTGAAGAAAAGTACCCCAGCGGTATCCCACCTTCACTTTCCGACATCCCCCCGTCCTCTACAATCATGCCCTCTGTATCGTCGGTCACGACATCTGGCTCGACCGGATGGGAGACTATCCTGCTTCCGTTCAACTCGTTTGTACGAACGAACCATGGGCTTGTTGTGGAACCTCAGACCTCTATCATCCGTCAGAGGGTGAAGAGTGTCGGAATTGGTTTGACGGACCGAGTAGAGGGGCCTTACGATTTACGTATCCATAAGGTATGGGCCACAAATGGGATAAGTGAGCcagagattgaagaagaacgcCGGATCTGCGGGACAGCTGCCTTGCCCGTTGATGAAGGGGTTCGAACCAACTGGGTTCCGCAACACAACGATGCCAAATCTGCGAAACAGGGAAGTCAAGAGCACAAAGGGAAGGGCCTGAAGGGGCTACGTGATGAATGGGATTAA
- the ADE1 gene encoding phosphoribosylaminoimidazolesuccinocarboxamide synthase (BUSCO:EOG09260LS9;~COG:F;~EggNog:ENOG410PFD3;~InterPro:IPR028923,IPR018236,IPR001636;~PFAM:PF01259;~go_function: GO:0004639 - phosphoribosylaminoimidazolesuccinocarboxamide synthase activity [Evidence IEA];~go_process: GO:0006164 - purine nucleotide biosynthetic process [Evidence IEA]), with translation MASSLTTTDLQGSLPLIARGKVRDLYEVDDKTLLFVATDRISAYDVIMENGIPEKGILLTLCTQRWFQILQEAIPTLRTHFITLDLPAKIPASLRPVLQNRAMQVRKLRVLPIEAIVRGYITGSAWNEYKKSGTVHGIPVREGLKESEAFPDGPIYTPSTKAEQGEHDENIHPDKAVEIVGEPYASTVAELAVKLYKTAHAYALTRGVIIADTKFEFGVDEETNEVVLADEVLTPDSSRFWPKDSYEVGRGQQSFDKQFLRDWLVKEGLKGKPGVRMSDEIAQKTSEKYREAWERITGGN, from the exons ATGGCCTCTTCTCTGACAACGACCGACCTCCAGGGGTCCCTGCCCCTCATTGCCCGCGGCAAAGTCCGCGATCTGTACGAAGTAGACGACAAGACCCTCCTCTTTGTCGCAACCGATCGTATCTCCGCGTACGATGTGATCATGGAAAAT GGAATCCCCGAAAAaggcatcctcctcaccctctgCACGCAAAGATGgttccaaatcctccaggAAGCCATTCCCACCCTCCGAACGCACTTCATCACCCTTGACCTCCCCGCGAAGATCCCCGCCTCGTTGCGCCCCGTGCTTCAGAACCGCGCGATGCAAGTCCGCAAGCTGAGAGTTTTACCCATTGAGGCTATCGTGCGCGGCTACATCACGGGGTCCGCATGGAACGAATACAAGAAGTCCGGAACCGTGCACGGGATTCCAGTGCGGGAAGGCTTGAAGGAGAGCGAGGCCTTCCCTGATGGCCCCATTTACACCCCTAGCACGAAGGCCGAACAGGGGGAGCACGATGAGAATATTCATCCTGATAAAG CTGTTGAGATCGTTGGTGAACCATATGCGTCTACCGTTGCTGAGCTCGCTGTGAAGCTCTACAAGACTGCACACGCCTATGCGCTTACGCGGGGCGTGATCATCGCGGACACAAAGTTCGAGTTTGGCGTTGACGAGGAGACAAATGAGGTTGTTCTAGCGGATGAGGTGCTTACGCCAGACTCGTCGCGCTTCTGGCCTAAGGACTCGTATGAGGTCGGACGTGGCCAGCAGAGCTTCGATAAACAGTTTTTGAGAGATTGGTTGGTTAAGGAGGGGTTGAAGGGTAAACCGGGGGTGAGGATGAGCGATGAGATTGCGCAGAAGACGAGTGAGAAGTATAGGGAAGCTTGGGAGCGGATCACTGGGGGGAATTAG
- a CDS encoding glycosyltransferase family 69 protein (CAZy:GT69;~COG:S;~EggNog:ENOG410PHXT;~InterPro:IPR021047;~PFAM:PF11735;~TransMembrane:1 (i35-54o)), with amino-acid sequence MHLSDACRSVIHGLSFLISTAIRHLSRYPKLRRRLLQLFLAIFFIWSTADVFLVHRHFNEEQTHLDYKPLRRQRIFIASALWNNERSLPGHWGEVIVDLANVFGSDNLFVSVHETGSSDGTKDALHEFDKKLNTANIGRSIAFADQPPDDKALLDLNPADPRRISYIAGLRNKSLQPLFKLRDDGIFYDRILFLSDVFFTKTDVISLLNTNYGTYTAACSFDITKPLTKSDALALRDVDGYEQVMQKWPFFRAAESRDPMKYMLPVPVRSCWGGMVFMGTEAIYSSRPIQFRGIPGGLADKNAVASEGCLIHADNPFSKRRGVYLNPFVRVGHSAAEHPAGRSTGHWLSTWQIFESIWENRLRRFINPPFLEGWSVRSRLSAWLAEDENNSERGDYCLADQTQAMVP; translated from the exons ATGCATCTGTCAGATGCATGCAGGTCCGTGATCCATGGACTTTCCTTCCTGATCTCCACTGCCATCCGGCATCTTTCGCGTTATCCCAAGCTCCGTCgtcgcctcctccagctcttcctggccatcttcttcatttggAGCACAGCGGATGTCTTTCTGGTGCACCGACACTTTAATGAAGAGCAAACCCACCTAGATTACAAACCCTTGCGTCGACAGCGGATATTCATCGCTAGTGCTCTCTGGAATAACGAACGGTCACTACCAGGCCATTGGGGCGAAGTAATTGTCGACTTAGCCAATGTCTTCGGATCGGATAATTTGTTCGTTAGTGTACATGAGACTGGAAGCAGCGATGGCACAAAGGACGCTCTGCACGAATTcgacaagaagctgaacaCGGCGAATATAGGACGAAGCATCGCGTTCGCCGACCAACCTCCTGACGACAAAGCACTGTTGGACCTGAACCCGGCTGATCCGAGGCGCATTTCTTATATTGCCGGACTGCGAAATAAGTCTCTTCAACCGTTATTTAAGCTCCGAGATGATGGGATATTTTACGATCGAATTTTATTTCTGAGcgatgtcttcttcacc AAAACAGATGTCATATCCCTTTTGAATACCAATTACGGTACATACACTGCGGCTTGCTCTTTCGATATAACGAAACCTTTGACCAAGTCCGACGCACTTGCTCTACGAGACGTGGATGGATATGAACAAGTCATGCAAAAGTGGCCCTTCTTTCGTGCGGCCGAGTCAAGAGACCCCATGAAATACATGTTGCCAGTTCCCGTTAGAAGCTGCTGGGGTGGAATGG TATTCATGGGCACGGAGGCAATCTATTCCTCCCGGCCAATTCAGTTTAGAGGGATACCCGGTGGTCTCGCAGATAAGAATGCTGTGGCTTCCGAAGGTTGCCTAATTCACGCGGACAACCCGTTTTCCAAGCGAAGGGGCGTTTACTTGAACCCTTTTGTTCGGGTAGGACATAGTGCGGCAGAACACCCGGCGGGTCGTTCTACTGGACACTGGCTCTCTACTTGGCAAATATTTGAATCCATATGGGAGAATCGCCTTCGCCGCTTTATCAATCCTCCATTCCTGGAAGGGTGGTCCGTACGAAGCCGTCTTTCTGcttggctggctgaggaTGAGAATAATAGTGAACGCGGCGATTACTGCCTTGCTGATCAAACCCAAGCTATGGTACCGTGA